In Streptomyces sp. NBC_00433, a single genomic region encodes these proteins:
- a CDS encoding carbamate kinase has protein sequence MRIVVALGGNALLRRGENPDAAIQLGHIRTAAEALAPLAAHHELIVCHGNGQHGGMLALESENDASLTHPYPLDVLVARTQGIIGYWLVQELRNAGVTKPVLGILTQTVVDASDPAFARPTKFVGPVHDQPNARRLADLHGWNIGLDGEHWRRVVPSPRPERILEQATLTHLLRQQAVIVCGGGVPVTEDGYGRIRGVEAVVDKDFTAALLAITVRADRLLVLTDVPGVMRHFGTPQATLRKRIDVDDLAAIPTFPAGSMGPKINACARFVTTTGRRAAIGSLSQAAAVLDGSAGTTITAHPVPVRRPSVLRPHGPRKPITTDH, from the coding sequence GTGCGCATCGTCGTCGCCCTCGGCGGCAACGCCCTGCTGCGGCGCGGCGAGAATCCCGACGCCGCGATCCAGCTCGGCCACATCCGTACCGCCGCCGAGGCCCTCGCCCCGCTCGCCGCACACCACGAGCTGATTGTCTGTCACGGCAACGGACAGCACGGCGGCATGCTCGCTCTGGAGAGCGAGAACGATGCGTCCCTGACACACCCTTACCCTCTGGACGTACTGGTCGCCCGGACCCAGGGGATCATCGGTTACTGGCTGGTCCAGGAACTGCGCAACGCCGGGGTGACCAAGCCGGTCCTCGGCATCCTCACCCAGACGGTCGTGGACGCCTCGGACCCGGCCTTCGCCAGGCCGACGAAGTTCGTCGGACCGGTCCATGACCAGCCGAATGCCCGCCGGCTCGCCGACCTCCATGGCTGGAACATCGGCCTCGACGGGGAGCACTGGCGGCGCGTCGTCCCCTCACCCCGTCCGGAGCGCATCCTCGAACAGGCCACCCTCACCCATCTGCTCAGGCAGCAGGCTGTGATCGTCTGCGGCGGGGGCGTGCCGGTCACCGAGGACGGCTACGGCCGGATCCGCGGCGTCGAAGCCGTCGTGGACAAGGACTTCACCGCAGCGCTCCTCGCCATCACCGTGCGCGCCGACCGGCTGCTCGTCCTCACGGACGTGCCGGGTGTCATGCGCCATTTCGGCACGCCGCAGGCGACGCTCCGCAAGCGCATCGACGTGGACGACCTGGCCGCGATCCCCACTTTCCCGGCCGGCTCCATGGGCCCCAAGATCAACGCCTGCGCCCGATTCGTCACCACGACCGGCCGCAGAGCGGCCATCGGCTCCCTGTCCCAGGCCGCCGCGGTCCTGGACGGCAGCGCCGGGACCACGATCACCGCGCATCCGGTCCCGGTGCGCCGGCCGAGCGTTCTCCGCCCGCACGGTCCCCGAAAGCCCATCACCACCGATCATTAG
- a CDS encoding universal stress protein — MNQPAPQIPRVVVGVDGSPGSETALRWALAHAPAQGASVQAVTAWQYPDMYGYSWGYLPSVPDGGNFSAAAEKALVETVARVTAETGSNAEVTTRVIEGHPAQVLRDAARGAHLLVVGTRGHGSFAGVLLGSVSQHCVQHAPCPVVVVPQDAASAASAAQ; from the coding sequence ATGAATCAGCCCGCACCGCAGATTCCGCGCGTCGTCGTAGGAGTGGACGGTTCGCCCGGTTCCGAGACCGCGTTGCGCTGGGCGCTGGCACACGCGCCGGCGCAGGGCGCGTCGGTCCAGGCGGTCACCGCGTGGCAGTACCCCGACATGTACGGCTACTCCTGGGGCTACCTGCCGTCCGTACCGGACGGCGGGAACTTCTCCGCGGCCGCCGAGAAGGCCCTGGTGGAAACGGTGGCCCGCGTCACCGCGGAGACCGGCAGCAACGCCGAGGTGACGACCCGGGTGATCGAGGGCCATCCGGCCCAGGTGCTCAGGGATGCCGCACGCGGCGCCCACCTGCTGGTGGTGGGAACCCGGGGACACGGCAGCTTCGCCGGCGTCCTGCTCGGGTCCGTCAGCCAGCACTGCGTCCAGCACGCACCCTGCCCCGTCGTCGTCGTACCGCAGGACGCCGCGAGTGCGGCGTCGGCCGCGCAGTGA
- a CDS encoding cation-transporting P-type ATPase — MVLSAGIDLPNGTGPPKPPVLPDPDNAEDGDERRQPAELFRDLRTSREGLAGREAARRQRVYGPNELTRREGRRWPGELLSQFTQPLAILLMLAAVLAWAGGTPALSVAVIAVILLNAGFAFAQEMQAERAVEALAAFLPATARVVRDGTRCEIAARDLVPGDILVIAEGDRVCADARIIDGSVQLDLSSLTGESLPVSRSADPGPAAGPLLEALELVFSGTTCGAGEAEAVVTRTGMHTELGRIATLSQRDTTERSPLEKQVRRATWIIAVVAVLIGAAFLPVGVAAGLGWSAAISFSIGLIVANVPEGLLPTITLALAGGVRELARGGAVVKRLSAVETLGSTTVICTDKTGTLTENRMRVTRMWLPGAELDAARAGDDPRARLLAAAGAACTTADAPGGNQSGGSGDPTELALLRLASDLGVAVTPARRKAARRAVFHFDAHLKRMSTVDDDAGTAADDRAGTAHGAGGAVVHTKGAPEAVLPCCTRLLDAGGQDQDLDETARTDLGAVIDRYAASGLRVLAVAQRVLPAGQAVPDDRTRAETGLTLIGLVAMTDPPRAGVAEAVKAAHGAGVRIHVITGDYGLTAAEIARQVGIGDKGSPVVAGEALDAMSDTDLDTLVSADQEIVFARTSPEGKLRICEALRARGEVVAMTGDGVNDAPALRHADIGVAMGRSGTDVAREAATMVLTDDNFATIVSAVDAGRRVFDNVRKFVLYIFAHAVPEVVPFLVFALSGGAIPLPLTVLQILAVDLGTETLPALALGREPAEPGLMNRPPRPRTAGVIDRPLLIRAWLFLGTISAALVMGGFFFTLWRAGWYPGDATDGGAALHHAYLQATTITFAGIVACQIGTAFAARTDHASLFTIGLRSNPLLLWGIAFELAFTATVIYTPPLQHIFGTASLSAAQLAVIAPFPFIVWGADELLRWSRRRNTPGRRLSPQ, encoded by the coding sequence ATGGTGCTGTCAGCCGGCATCGACCTGCCGAACGGAACAGGCCCGCCGAAACCGCCGGTACTGCCTGATCCGGACAACGCCGAGGACGGGGACGAGCGCCGGCAGCCCGCCGAGTTGTTCCGCGATCTGCGCACGTCCAGGGAAGGACTCGCCGGCCGCGAGGCCGCCCGCAGGCAACGTGTCTACGGGCCGAACGAGCTGACTCGCCGCGAAGGGCGCCGCTGGCCGGGTGAACTTCTGTCCCAGTTCACCCAGCCGCTGGCGATCCTGCTGATGCTGGCGGCGGTCCTGGCCTGGGCGGGAGGCACCCCGGCCCTGTCCGTCGCCGTGATCGCCGTCATCCTGCTCAACGCCGGCTTCGCCTTCGCCCAGGAGATGCAGGCCGAACGCGCCGTCGAGGCGCTGGCCGCGTTCCTGCCCGCCACCGCCCGAGTGGTCAGAGACGGGACGCGCTGCGAGATCGCGGCCCGCGACCTGGTGCCCGGCGACATCCTGGTCATCGCCGAAGGCGACCGGGTCTGCGCGGACGCGCGCATCATCGACGGCTCAGTCCAGCTGGACCTGTCCTCGCTGACCGGCGAATCGCTCCCGGTGAGCCGCTCCGCCGACCCGGGCCCAGCGGCCGGGCCCCTGCTCGAAGCCCTGGAGCTGGTCTTCAGCGGCACGACCTGCGGCGCCGGCGAGGCCGAAGCAGTCGTCACCCGTACCGGCATGCACACCGAGCTGGGGCGGATCGCGACACTCTCCCAGCGCGATACGACCGAACGCAGCCCTCTGGAGAAGCAGGTCAGGCGGGCCACCTGGATCATCGCGGTGGTCGCGGTGCTCATCGGAGCGGCCTTCCTGCCCGTGGGCGTCGCAGCCGGACTCGGCTGGAGCGCCGCGATCAGCTTCTCGATCGGCCTGATCGTCGCCAACGTGCCCGAGGGCCTGCTGCCCACCATCACCTTGGCCCTGGCCGGTGGTGTGCGCGAACTCGCCCGTGGAGGAGCCGTCGTCAAACGGCTCTCCGCGGTGGAGACCCTGGGCTCGACCACGGTCATCTGCACCGACAAGACCGGCACGCTCACCGAGAACCGGATGCGGGTCACCCGGATGTGGCTGCCCGGCGCCGAACTCGACGCCGCCCGCGCCGGAGACGATCCGCGAGCCCGGCTGCTCGCCGCAGCCGGCGCCGCCTGCACGACGGCCGACGCCCCGGGCGGGAACCAGTCCGGCGGCAGCGGCGACCCCACCGAACTGGCCCTGCTGCGGCTGGCATCGGACCTGGGCGTGGCGGTCACCCCGGCACGGCGCAAGGCCGCACGAAGGGCGGTCTTCCACTTCGACGCCCATCTCAAGCGCATGTCGACCGTGGACGACGACGCGGGCACGGCAGCCGACGACCGGGCTGGCACCGCACACGGAGCCGGCGGCGCGGTCGTGCACACCAAGGGCGCACCCGAGGCCGTACTGCCCTGCTGCACCCGCCTGCTGGACGCCGGCGGGCAGGACCAGGACCTCGACGAGACTGCCCGCACGGACCTGGGCGCCGTCATCGACCGCTACGCCGCGTCGGGCCTGCGGGTGCTCGCCGTGGCCCAGCGGGTCCTCCCCGCCGGCCAAGCGGTACCCGACGACCGGACGCGGGCGGAGACCGGACTGACCCTGATCGGCCTGGTCGCGATGACCGACCCGCCCCGCGCGGGCGTCGCCGAAGCGGTCAAGGCCGCCCACGGCGCGGGGGTACGTATCCACGTCATCACCGGTGACTACGGACTGACCGCCGCCGAGATCGCCCGGCAGGTCGGCATCGGCGACAAGGGCAGCCCCGTCGTCGCCGGCGAGGCACTGGACGCGATGAGCGACACCGACCTGGACACCCTGGTCTCCGCCGACCAGGAGATCGTGTTCGCCCGGACCTCCCCGGAAGGAAAACTCCGGATCTGCGAAGCGCTGCGCGCCCGGGGCGAAGTGGTGGCGATGACCGGAGACGGCGTCAACGACGCACCGGCCCTGCGGCACGCGGACATCGGGGTGGCCATGGGCCGTTCGGGAACCGACGTCGCCCGCGAAGCGGCGACCATGGTGCTCACCGACGACAACTTCGCCACCATCGTCTCCGCCGTCGACGCGGGAAGGAGAGTGTTCGACAACGTCCGCAAGTTCGTCCTCTACATCTTCGCCCACGCCGTCCCCGAGGTCGTGCCCTTCCTCGTCTTCGCCCTCTCCGGCGGCGCGATACCCCTGCCGCTGACCGTCCTGCAGATCCTCGCCGTCGACCTCGGCACCGAGACTCTGCCCGCCCTGGCGCTGGGACGCGAACCCGCGGAACCCGGACTGATGAACCGCCCGCCGCGCCCCCGCACCGCCGGCGTCATCGACCGCCCGCTGCTCATCCGCGCCTGGCTCTTCCTCGGCACCATCTCCGCAGCGCTCGTCATGGGCGGCTTCTTCTTCACCCTCTGGCGCGCCGGATGGTACCCCGGCGACGCCACCGACGGCGGAGCGGCCCTGCACCACGCCTACCTGCAGGCCACGACCATCACCTTCGCCGGCATCGTCGCCTGCCAGATCGGCACCGCCTTCGCCGCCCGAACCGACCACGCCTCCCTGTTCACCATCGGTCTGCGCTCCAACCCGCTCCTGCTGTGGGGCATCGCCTTCGAACTGGCCTTCACCGCGACTGTCATCTACACGCCCCCGCTCCAGCACATCTTCGGCACCGCCTCCCTCAGCGCCGCACAACTGGCCGTCATCGCCCCGTTCCCCTTCATCGTCTGGGGAGCCGACGAACTGCTCCGCTGGAGCCGCCGCCGGAACACACCAGGCCGGCGGCTCTCGCCGCAATAG
- a CDS encoding cytoplasmic protein, which translates to MTNSEFYKVIFENDRVRVLEYRDQPGGRTTPHDHPDSVMYTLTSFARRLTSGDQQRDLELEAGQARWIGAQEHAGENIGDTETHVIFVELKEPAPAPQAQSPLGPSRT; encoded by the coding sequence GTGACCAACTCCGAGTTCTACAAGGTGATCTTCGAGAACGACCGCGTCCGCGTCCTCGAATACCGGGACCAGCCGGGCGGCAGGACCACACCCCACGACCACCCCGACAGCGTCATGTACACCCTGACCTCCTTCGCCCGGCGGCTCACCTCCGGCGACCAGCAGCGCGATCTGGAACTTGAGGCCGGCCAGGCACGCTGGATCGGAGCACAGGAGCACGCCGGGGAGAACATCGGTGACACCGAGACACATGTGATCTTCGTGGAGCTGAAGGAACCCGCGCCCGCGCCCCAGGCCCAGAGCCCGTTGGGGCCCAGCCGGACCTGA
- a CDS encoding IS110 family transposase: protein MAAIWAGIDAGKTHHHCVVIDETGGRLLSRRVANDEPELLQLLADVLALGDEVTWGIDLADGGAALAIALLLNHGQRTYYISGRAIHRASEGYRGEGKTDAKDAAVIADQARIRRDLHLLRTGDEIATDLKLLTVHRSDLVADRTRTVNRLRAHLTGIFPALDRALDLTNTGPLTLLTGYQTPAALRRLGPRRLETWLRNRKVRGAGQIAESALEAAGNQHTSLPGEKMAARMVRTLASQVIALNQQIAEMDKLIGARFREHGHAEILASLPGLGPILGAEFLAATGGDMDAFGSPDRLAGFAGVAPAPRDSGKISGNLRRPQRYNRKLQRVFYTSALISIRCCEESRRFYDRKRAEGKRHTQAVLALARRRVNVIWALLRDQRCYQPARPGTPAPAGTS, encoded by the coding sequence GTGGCCGCCATCTGGGCCGGTATCGACGCAGGTAAGACCCATCACCACTGCGTGGTGATCGACGAGACCGGGGGTCGGCTGCTGTCGCGACGCGTCGCTAACGACGAGCCGGAACTGCTCCAACTGCTCGCCGACGTCTTGGCTCTGGGCGACGAGGTGACCTGGGGCATCGACCTCGCCGACGGCGGTGCCGCCCTGGCCATCGCCTTGCTCCTCAACCACGGCCAACGCACCTACTACATCTCTGGGCGAGCCATCCACCGCGCCTCCGAGGGCTACCGCGGCGAAGGCAAGACTGACGCCAAGGACGCGGCCGTCATCGCCGACCAGGCCCGCATCCGCCGCGACCTGCACCTCTTGCGGACTGGTGACGAGATCGCTACCGACCTGAAGCTGCTCACCGTCCACCGCTCGGACCTGGTCGCCGACCGCACCCGCACCGTCAACAGGCTCCGCGCCCACCTCACCGGTATTTTTCCGGCCTTGGACCGGGCACTGGACCTCACCAACACCGGACCACTGACCCTGCTGACCGGCTACCAGACCCCCGCCGCGCTTCGACGCCTCGGCCCCCGGCGGCTGGAGACCTGGCTGCGAAACCGCAAGGTTCGCGGCGCGGGCCAGATAGCTGAATCGGCGCTGGAGGCCGCTGGGAATCAGCACACCAGCCTCCCGGGCGAGAAGATGGCCGCACGGATGGTCCGCACCCTGGCCAGCCAGGTAATAGCGCTCAACCAGCAGATCGCTGAGATGGACAAGCTCATCGGCGCCCGATTTCGCGAGCACGGCCACGCCGAGATCCTCGCGAGCCTGCCGGGTCTGGGCCCCATCCTCGGTGCCGAGTTCCTGGCCGCCACCGGCGGCGACATGGACGCCTTCGGTAGTCCGGACCGGCTCGCCGGCTTCGCCGGCGTCGCACCCGCGCCTCGCGATTCGGGCAAGATCAGCGGCAACCTCCGCCGTCCGCAACGCTACAACCGCAAGCTCCAGCGGGTCTTCTACACCTCCGCGCTGATCAGCATCCGCTGCTGCGAGGAATCACGGCGCTTCTACGACCGCAAGCGCGCCGAGGGCAAGCGCCACACCCAGGCCGTCCTCGCCCTGGCGCGACGACGCGTCAACGTCATCTGGGCACTCCTGCGCGACCAACGCTGCTACCAGCCAGCACGGCCAGGGACGCCCGCACCTGCTGGGACGAGTTGA